A stretch of the Aegilops tauschii subsp. strangulata cultivar AL8/78 chromosome 4, Aet v6.0, whole genome shotgun sequence genome encodes the following:
- the LOC109755196 gene encoding probable transcription factor At5g28040: protein MLPMVDDPSAAGAAASSSFPDADAYGNGDSEDIDFPVDPIPNPPFSSAPVAAPASATATVGERRPLFQRLWTEEDEIVILRAFAEFTAQRGTAFASHQYDTEPFYEEMRRRLQLDFSKSQLAEKLRRLKRKYRNCVERLRCSGNTFSFRSPHEQAVFEIARNIWRPSSDKHGRDPNAADSEDDATITATNAAANGDAKSPSSSKAHRRGRRRRTADLAADASEAPQPYTSGPMPVKTEDSLPAFFPHVSMDGAEPVVAPVVNTESSVLTPLFKEMVRAMLGIGGCPSPLGLGAKVPEQPSAILGIPMDGEKWRQQRILELEVYLRRIDLLQDEVKSALEELKSTPPT from the coding sequence ATGCTTCCCATGGTCGACGACCCCTCCGCTGCCGGCGCCGCtgcgtcctcctccttccctgACGCCGACGCCTATGGCAACGGggactctgaagacatcgactTCCCAGTCGATCCAATTCCCAACCCTCCCTTCTCCTCTGCtcccgtcgccgcccccgcctCCGCCACGGCCACGGTCGGGGAGCGGCGGCCCCTGTTCCAGCGGCTATGGACGGAGGAGGATGAGATCGTGATCCTACGCGCGTTCGCCGAGTTTACGGCGCAGCGGGGTACGGCGTTCGCGTCCCACCAGTACGACACGGAGCCCTTCTACGAGGAGAtgcgccgccgcctccagctcgaTTTCTCCAAGAGCCAGCTCGCCGAGAAGCTTCGCCGCCTTAAGCGCAAGTACCGCAACTGCGTCGAGCGCCTCCGTTGCTCCGGCAACACGTTCTCCTTCCGCTCCCCTCACGAGCAGGCCGTCTTCGAGATCGCTCGCAACATCTGGCGCCCCTCCTCCGACAAGCACGGCCGCGACCCCAACGCCGCTGACTCTGAAGACGACGCCACAATCACCGCCACGAATGCCGCAGCCAACGGAGACGCCAAGTCCCCGTCCTCCTCAAAGGCGCATCGCCGCGGCCGCCGCAGGCGCACGGCTGACTTGGCTGCCGATGCATCCGAGGCGCCCCAGCCGTACACGTCGGGGCCCATGCCTGTCAAGACGGAGGACTCGCTGCCGGCATTCTTTCCTCATGTCTCCATGGACGGTGCTGAGCCTGTTGTGGCGCCAGTGGTGAACACGGAGAGCAGCGTCCTGACGCCTCTGTTCAAGGAAATGGTCCGTGCCATGCTAGGCATCGGCGGCTGCCCGTCACCGCTGGGCCTGGGAGCGAAGGTGCCGGAGCAACCGTCTGCAATTCTCGGGATACCCATGGATGGGGAGAAGTGGAGGCAGCAGAGGATTCTGGAGCTGGAGGTGTACCTGCGGCGGATCGACCTGCTGCAGGACGAGGTGAAGTCGGCACTGGAGGAGCTAAAATCCACGCCGCCAACCTGA